Below is a window of Escherichia coli DSM 30083 = JCM 1649 = ATCC 11775 DNA.
TGTAGTAATCGATCAGAGGAACCGTGATGTTCGCCAGCAGGACGGCAAAAGCAACGCCGTCAGGATAGCCGCCGAAACTGCGGATCATCCAGACTAATAAGCCCGCCAGCGCGCCGAAAATAAGACGACCACGATTGGTCGTAGAAGCGGTAACCGGGTCAGTCAAAATAAAGAATGCGCCGAGCATGGTCGCACCAGACAGCAGATGAATTTGCGGTGCTGCCAGAGTATCTGGTGAGAACAACCAGCCCAACGTTGCGCATAACGCCAGCGTTACTAAGAAGCTGAGGGGAACATGCCAGCGAATCGCTTTCTGCCATAGCAACCACACGCCGCCAGCCAGCCAGGCGAGATTTACCCATTGCCAACCAGCGCCCGCCAGAATACCGCTGTAGATCGGATATTGCATAATCTCTTCAACCGAATGACCGGCACGGACAGAGGTTTTAAATGTATCCAGCGGTGTCGCCTGACTAATGCCATCAATACCTAAGCGTAGCGTGTTCATATCACCACCACTGGTGGTATGACCACTGAAAATAACCTGTATGGCGTCGATAAAACCAGGGATGTTGACCGCAATTTCATGTGGCGGTAACCAACTGGTCATCTGCACCGGGAAGGAGATCAGTAAGACCACATAACCAATCATTGCCGGATTAAACGGGTTTTGCCCCAGACCGCCATACAACTGTTTAGCGATGATCACCGCAAACACCGTACCCAGCACGACCATCCACCATGGCGCGAGAGGGGGAATACTTACCGCCAGCAATAAGCCTGTCAGCAATGCTGAGTTATCTTTCAACGTTGCAGCTACCGACTGCTTGCGTAGTTTGAGGACGAGAGCTTCGGCCAGAAGAGCACTGACCGACGCCAACAGGATCTGAACGAGAGTACCCCAACCAAAAAACCACAGTTGCGCTGCGATTCCTGGCACGGCTGCGAGCAATACCAACAGCATAATGCGCGATGTCTGGCGCTGGTTATGGGTATAAGGGGAGCTAGCTATTCTGAATACCATTTAGTCCTCGTTTACAACCTTTTGCTGGGCGGCTTTTTTGGCCTGAACGCGGGCAATAGCCGCAGCAACTGCCGCTTTGCGCGGATCAATCTGTTCTTCTGGCTCTGCATTAGCCTGTTGCTGTTCCAGCTTGCGTGCTTTGGCACGGGCAATAGCCGCTTCGACGGCAGCTTTGCGCGGATCAATCTGTTCTTCTGGCTCCGCATTAGCCTGTTGCTGTTCCAGCTTGCGTGCTTTGGCACGGGCAATAGCAGCTTCGACGGCGGCTTTGCGCGGATCAATCTGTTCTTCTGGCTCCGCATTAGCCTGTTGCTGTTCCAGCTTGCGTGCTTTGGCACGGGCAATAGCAGCTTCGACGGCGGCTTTGCGCGGATCAATCTGTTCTTCTGGCTCCGCATTAGCCTGTTGCTGTTCCAGCTTACGTGCTTTGGCGCGGGCAATAGCCGCTTCAACTGCAGTTTTACGTGGATCAGCAACGGTTGCAGCGTCGTTAGTTTGCTGCAGTTCTGCCTGTTTCGCTCTGGCTTGCGCTTTACGGGCTTCCCGTGCTGCAATAATTGCACTGTTATCCGGGCGTTCGCCCGCTTTAATCACAATAGGCTGTGTAGCCTGGGCCTGTTTCTCTTTCACCCGCGCCAGAGCGGCAGCAATCGCATCTTTATCTTTGGCTGCAGGTTGAACGGCTGCGCTCTTATGTCGTTCAAGGCGAGCCGCTTTTTCGCGCTCCAGACGAGCCTGGCGCGCTTCGAAACGCGCTTTGGCTTCTGCGGCGCGCTTTTCTTCCTGACGAATAGCCGCAATTTCAGCTTTTTCCTGACGGAAATATTGCACCAGGGGGATATTGCTCGGGCAAACCCACGCGCAAGCTCCACATTCAATGCAGTCGGCAATGTTATGCGTGGTGGCTTTATCGTGTTGCT
It encodes the following:
- the rsxD gene encoding electron transport complex subunit RsxD, producing MVFRIASSPYTHNQRQTSRIMLLVLLAAVPGIAAQLWFFGWGTLVQILLASVSALLAEALVLKLRKQSVAATLKDNSALLTGLLLAVSIPPLAPWWMVVLGTVFAVIIAKQLYGGLGQNPFNPAMIGYVVLLISFPVQMTSWLPPHEIAVNIPGFIDAIQVIFSGHTTSGGDMNTLRLGIDGISQATPLDTFKTSVRAGHSVEEIMQYPIYSGILAGAGWQWVNLAWLAGGVWLLWQKAIRWHVPLSFLVTLALCATLGWLFSPDTLAAPQIHLLSGATMLGAFFILTDPVTASTTNRGRLIFGALAGLLVWMIRSFGGYPDGVAFAVLLANITVPLIDYYTRPRVYGHRKG